One Arthrobacter sp. FW306-07-I genomic window carries:
- a CDS encoding ubiquitin-like protein Pup codes for MAGQEQQQPQSRDSQVDEDIPEAPPAPPGAQASVSTEGVDDLLDEIDGVLESNAEEFVRAFVQKGGQ; via the coding sequence ATGGCAGGCCAGGAGCAGCAACAGCCCCAATCACGCGACAGCCAGGTCGACGAAGACATCCCCGAGGCGCCCCCGGCACCACCTGGGGCGCAGGCCTCGGTTTCAACCGAAGGCGTTGACGACCTGCTCGACGAGATCGACGGCGTCCTGGAATCCAACGCCGAGGAGTTTGTCCGGGCGTTCGTCCAAAAGGGCGGCCAGTAA